A stretch of Microbacterium sp. LWH3-1.2 DNA encodes these proteins:
- a CDS encoding agmatinase family protein — MTLPHDPSWPRAGAWPPPEDGRWDAAILGVPAFRTSLSPTGAHATPAAIRDALRRYSPTLLGPPPVDLDEVLRIADAGDVAEPDGPAGEASVRSTVTELRERADLVVALGGDNSLTYAVAQGAGATGLITVDAHFDLRDGVSNGSPVRRLVEDGLDGRRIVQLGIADFANSVAYARRAAEYGITVVTMDDLRRRGAADVAAEALEIAGAGGGPVHLDVDVDVCDRSVAPGCPASVPGGLTAWELRALVRALAADTGVHSADIAEVDATADAPDGRTVRLAALCVLELLAAKASGRVTS, encoded by the coding sequence GTGACGCTTCCCCACGATCCATCGTGGCCACGCGCAGGTGCGTGGCCACCGCCCGAAGACGGGAGATGGGATGCCGCGATCCTCGGCGTTCCCGCATTCCGCACGTCCCTGTCCCCGACCGGTGCCCACGCGACGCCTGCGGCGATCCGCGACGCCCTGCGCCGCTACAGCCCGACCCTCCTCGGACCCCCGCCGGTCGATCTCGACGAGGTGCTGCGGATCGCGGATGCGGGCGACGTCGCCGAGCCCGACGGGCCCGCGGGTGAGGCATCCGTCCGCTCCACGGTCACGGAACTGCGCGAGCGCGCCGATCTCGTGGTCGCGCTCGGCGGCGACAACTCGCTCACCTACGCGGTGGCGCAGGGCGCCGGCGCCACCGGGCTCATCACGGTCGACGCGCACTTCGACCTGCGCGACGGCGTCTCGAACGGGTCGCCGGTGCGGCGGCTGGTCGAGGACGGCCTCGACGGGCGGCGGATCGTTCAGCTCGGCATCGCCGACTTCGCCAACTCGGTCGCATACGCGCGGCGCGCGGCGGAGTACGGCATCACGGTCGTGACCATGGACGACCTCCGCCGCCGCGGTGCCGCCGACGTCGCGGCCGAGGCGCTCGAGATCGCCGGTGCCGGCGGCGGCCCGGTGCATCTCGACGTCGACGTCGACGTGTGCGACCGTTCCGTCGCGCCCGGGTGCCCGGCATCCGTCCCGGGTGGACTGACTGCCTGGGAGCTGAGGGCCCTCGTGCGCGCCCTCGCCGCCGACACTGGCGTGCACAGCGCCGACATCGCCGAGGTCGATGCCACGGCGGATGCGCCCGACGGGCGCACCGTGCGCCTCGCAGCGCTGTGCGTGCTCGAACTCCTCGCCGCCAAGGCCTCCGGAAGGGTGACCTCATGA
- a CDS encoding SixA phosphatase family protein, giving the protein MIRLALVRHAKSDWGDPSLDDHDRPLNDRGMRDAPRMAARLAATGFRPEVILSSTAVRARTTAEAFAAELGVAVSLDPELYGAPARKLLAAAAATRAATVMVVAHDPGMSSLAASLSDDDIDHMPTCSVATFIWAQDDWDVASAVDPDNWTFDAPR; this is encoded by the coding sequence ATGATCCGTCTCGCACTGGTGCGGCATGCCAAGTCCGACTGGGGCGACCCCAGTCTGGACGACCACGATCGCCCGCTGAACGATCGCGGCATGCGCGACGCACCCCGCATGGCGGCGCGTCTCGCGGCTACGGGATTCCGCCCCGAGGTGATCCTGTCGAGCACCGCCGTGCGCGCGCGGACGACCGCCGAGGCATTCGCGGCCGAGCTCGGCGTCGCCGTCTCGCTCGACCCCGAGCTCTACGGCGCACCGGCGAGGAAACTGCTCGCGGCGGCGGCAGCCACGCGGGCGGCGACGGTCATGGTCGTCGCGCACGACCCCGGCATGAGCTCGCTGGCGGCGAGCCTTTCGGACGACGACATCGACCACATGCCGACGTGCTCGGTCGCGACGTTCATCTGGGCGCAGGACGACTGGGACGTCGCCAGCGCCGTCGACCCCGACAACTGGACCTTCGACGCTCCCCGCTGA
- the hutI gene encoding imidazolonepropionase — protein MRVGIRGKERTDAVAATLITNIGELTTNVPAGGDALGTLHNAAVLIEGDRIAWTGAGDEAAAVSARFTGASAGAHLVDAGGRAVIPGFVDSHTHLVFGGDRADEFEARMTGAPYAAGGIRRTVAATRAATDDELRARLAAFVAELHAQGTTTFEVKTGYGLTVADEERLARLASEVTAEVTFLGAHVVPAEYSERREEYIDLVCDAMLHACTPHSRWIDVFCERGAFTPDESRRILAAGIAHGLQPRVHGNQLGPGDGVRLAVELGAASVDHCTYLSDDDVHALAGSATVATLLPGVEFSTRQPYPDARRLIDAGATVALASDCNPGSSFTSSMPLMIALAVREMGMTPAEAVWAATAGGAKALRRDDVGALAPGMRADLVMLDAPTRVHLAYRPGVPLVHTVWVGGAAA, from the coding sequence ATGAGGGTCGGAATTCGGGGCAAGGAGAGGACGGATGCTGTGGCAGCGACGCTCATCACGAACATCGGCGAGCTGACGACCAACGTCCCGGCAGGCGGCGATGCGCTCGGGACGCTGCACAACGCCGCGGTGCTGATCGAGGGTGACCGGATCGCCTGGACCGGGGCGGGGGACGAGGCTGCCGCGGTCTCGGCTCGATTCACCGGCGCGAGCGCCGGCGCTCACCTCGTCGACGCGGGCGGCCGCGCTGTCATCCCGGGGTTCGTCGACAGCCACACCCATCTCGTGTTCGGGGGCGACCGCGCCGACGAGTTCGAGGCGCGCATGACCGGTGCGCCGTATGCCGCAGGAGGTATACGGCGTACCGTTGCGGCGACCCGCGCCGCGACCGACGACGAGCTGCGCGCCCGGCTCGCTGCCTTCGTCGCCGAGCTGCACGCGCAAGGGACGACCACGTTCGAGGTCAAGACGGGGTACGGGCTGACCGTCGCCGACGAGGAGCGGCTGGCGCGCCTCGCCTCGGAGGTGACCGCTGAGGTCACGTTCCTCGGCGCCCACGTCGTGCCCGCCGAGTACAGCGAGCGCCGCGAGGAGTACATCGACCTGGTGTGCGACGCGATGCTGCACGCCTGCACCCCCCATAGCCGGTGGATCGACGTGTTCTGCGAACGCGGTGCTTTCACCCCCGACGAGTCGCGGCGCATCCTCGCCGCCGGCATCGCGCACGGCCTGCAGCCGCGCGTGCACGGCAATCAGCTCGGGCCGGGCGACGGCGTGCGTCTCGCGGTGGAGCTGGGCGCAGCATCCGTCGACCACTGCACCTACCTCTCCGACGATGACGTGCACGCCCTCGCCGGGTCCGCGACGGTCGCGACGCTGCTGCCCGGCGTCGAGTTCTCGACCCGTCAGCCGTACCCCGACGCGCGCCGGCTGATCGACGCCGGCGCGACCGTCGCGCTCGCGAGCGACTGCAACCCGGGATCGAGCTTCACGAGCTCGATGCCGCTCATGATCGCCCTTGCGGTGCGCGAGATGGGAATGACGCCCGCCGAAGCGGTGTGGGCGGCAACCGCCGGGGGCGCGAAGGCCCTGCGCCGCGACGATGTCGGCGCACTCGCCCCCGGGATGCGCGCCGACCTCGTCATGCTCGACGCGCCGACCCGCGTGCATCTCGCGTACAGGCCCGGTGTGCCGCTCGTGCACACCGTCTGGGTAGGCGGTGCCGCGGCCTGA